The genomic window CGCCGAACAGATCAAGGACGACCAGATGCCTGAGATCGAGATGATGGACCGGTGGCTCGAAGATTGGGGCGCCGACACCTCTGACATGGACAACATGGACCACGGTGGCGGCACGATGTCCGAAGCGGAGATGCAAGCCCTCGAAGACGCTTCGGGCGCAAATGCCAGCCGTCTGTTCCTCGAGCAGATGATCCAGCACCATGAGGGGGCCGTCGACATGGCGCAAGACGAAGTCGACAACGGCCAGAACAGTGCCGCCATCGCACTGGCGAAGACCGTCATCGGCGCACAAACCGAGGAGATCGCGACGATGAAGGACATCCTCGCGACGCTGTGATCGATGTCGGAGTCGACCGCTGCGATGGCACGCGTGCCCCGGGTGTGGTCTTGGCCACCCAACTCACTCCTGGGGACTTGTTACTGCGGGAGCCGGAGGACGGGTGCGGAAGCGGGAGTGAACGAGCACGAACACCGTGACGACAGCCATGATCGCGGCGCCGGTGACGATCGGCAGCGACGGCCACAGTCCGTAGAGAGCAGTTCCTGCGGTCGGAGCAATGACGAACGTCAGCCCGGTCACCGCACCAAGGAGACCCGCGAGGCCCCCCTGTTCCTCTCTACGGACGAGGAGACTGGGCCCAGCGCTGTACCCGGGGATGGCGGTTCCCAGCCCGACACCGATAAGGACGACGGCCGCCAAGAGGCTCACGAGGCCGGCGTCGACAACAAGAAGAGCGAAGCCGGATGTCGCCACAACGCCTCCCACACGCAGCAGGATCGTCGGTGTCCAGCCGCTCCGCGGCACGATGACCACCTGCGCGAGAACCATGCCCACTCCCGCTGCGAGCAGAGAACCGCCGGTGACCAAGCCAGTGAACTCGGCGTCGAGTCCGAGGCGGTCTTGGACGATGAAGCCCATGATCACCTGAATGAACCCCAGAGCGGTGAACATCCCGAAGCCGGCGATCAAGAACGGCCACACACGACCGTCGAACGGCGAGACCCGAACGGGCTTCTCGACAAGCTCATGGCGTGGTTCTCGACGGA from Plantibacter flavus includes these protein-coding regions:
- a CDS encoding MFS transporter → MPRPQIPVLLGAVFLIYLGQMTLNPIIAPLSREVGLAEWQVGVTISAAAMMVVLTSQFWGRRSQSWGRKPVLVAAFCLGLVSMALFGLSAWLGMTGMITGAALFSLFVLLRGIGFGSAIAAVPPTAQAYIADVTTDERTRVNGMAGVGAVQGIAMVSGSVIGGVLSVFGLLAPLIAVPGLLLVGLVLIGFRLRREPRHELVEKPVRVSPFDGRVWPFLIAGFGMFTALGFIQVIMGFIVQDRLGLDAEFTGLVTGGSLLAAGVGMVLAQVVIVPRSGWTPTILLRVGGVVATSGFALLVVDAGLVSLLAAVVLIGVGLGTAIPGYSAGPSLLVRREEQGGLAGLLGAVTGLTFVIAPTAGTALYGLWPSLPIVTGAAIMAVVTVFVLVHSRFRTRPPAPAVTSPQE
- a CDS encoding DUF305 domain-containing protein, with the protein product MKIRRASIAALALTALLALTSCGGNTAPGDGMEGMDHGGRSSAPATNAAVNDADLMFANMMKEHHAQAIEMSDVLLGKEGVDQRVVSLAEQIKDDQMPEIEMMDRWLEDWGADTSDMDNMDHGGGTMSEAEMQALEDASGANASRLFLEQMIQHHEGAVDMAQDEVDNGQNSAAIALAKTVIGAQTEEIATMKDILATL